The following are encoded together in the Phaseolus vulgaris cultivar G19833 chromosome 9, P. vulgaris v2.0, whole genome shotgun sequence genome:
- the LOC137820638 gene encoding protein EMBRYONIC FLOWER 1 isoform X1, with amino-acid sequence MGSYIHIDSISIDLAESTRKRDAGKCEHFSIRGYVSEIRKKDWKICWPFPVHECDKQPSFLPLDAPKYRCRCCQNSALEIAAKDIQKDDQTDLDCCSTECRSGSNCNNEALKSGIQQDPMLDAVERREIDLNTALNCINDYLPNSNEKGKKAGVVPSRIIDLDSGLEDNLNHQVTSVPSPKKYPDLTPPEVHTTKKACEGNEVSFPGLSSNLKCMEKSSSEMCNGGIPAANQSQNDLIKACTVFRKGATIMEEVNNTNDHPTGPPIELVACNDTAPAGSIDNTIENDFQDHHSEKSTGLSRRRPRKVRLMSDLLSDNGDLKTEQNLIKESVSLGTSHASAASQAQSILLGKVDIQEGLTLTSTGPSRKRKFPLDEVRRPTSMGFQRIENEVQNSQGVIKTTATLLDARSNFKYVPKGLGLQDVTKGHWNKTESERSRIISKKKNKRIQGVDNRLISEQPVGQHRENVETMDTTENAYASKTNSSRLVPLAFTGKTTDKFPTHSLRIENEFNLSKAKGKMLQTDPELDSFSWQKNNMLVQDSCAYSGEKVRSTMPLTVPIPSAQEVLNRKGLKEGLHLSLNNYLVDANVYNKKCIHQIESRLPFSMPFQDGTSKVPQLKWKDSDTDVFGGQSIPSKNPTNALSGKAVHCEETNSARSAQKTIEAVYQLGFMKRYSEQTREVSEQETPDGIPMDIVELMAKNQYERCLPDVENRSSILEKPSLGRKGQLAGGSTVQRKGEMSLLKEGQKEKPQGKHKKNSMIARGENVKPSKRKPGPYFTPFDGNNLGMNNLCPPQSSFGLEVSQSQKKPSGGLQFSAIGSTQLGSAQNCRLNGNFEERGSPNATFQAPGGCSLHNNILHQDDEASRIWASLTPNHVSPGYDLPKRVVSSQHPSCNMNLTSLQSGAFHKQNTKRDTDLNYMNLNAAGLEKLSRNIGSETFSRMNGEYPFPCKHSGMEPHQNLRGSLDLYSNDTIPAMHLLSLMDAGMQSHTAFDVGVSTQMLKRPSYPGDCNTKLEIGTSKPPGTMKRSSSDYCSRSFLSDKHGCFVGPPTFGASSSTPHEKKLVRATGFNGQNPTKSGKKEKMKNSMSTLQNKIGKQISWPHNETETSLQRKPEVNGNHETPVPCKIIPGNTCMVNRNPADLTIPETGNIYMIRGEDLKFEKSIPRNRLRFPIPYGYKQQKNLKGTKMKEHSKH; translated from the exons ATGGGGTCGTATATTCATATTGACTCAATCTCCATAGATCTTGCCGAGTCTACTCGCAAGAGGGATGCAGGCAAATGTGAACATTTCTCCATACG TGGATATGTGTCTGAAATTCGCAAAAAAGACTGGAAAATATGTTGGCCATTTCCAGTACATGAGTGTGACAAACAACCGTCTTTTTTGCCATTAGATGCACCAAAATATAGATGTAGGTGTTGCCAAAACTCTGCACTAGAAATTGCTGCCAAAGACATCCAGAAAGACGACCAGACAGACTTGGATTGTTGCAGTACTGAATGCAGATCTGGTAGCAATTGCAATAATGAAGCTCTCAAGTCTGGTATTCAGCAAGATCCAATGCTTGATGCTGTTGAGAGAAGAGAAATTGATCTTAATACTGCCCTGAACTGCATCAATGATTACTTGCCAAATAGTAATGAGAAAGGCAAGAAAGCTGGAGTTGTACCTAGCAGAATAATTG ACCTTGACAGTGGCTTGGAGGATAATCTCAACCACCAAGTGACAAGTGTTCCATCACCAAAAAAATATCCAGACCTCACACCACCAGAAGTGCACACTACTAAGAAAG CCTGTGAAGGTAATGAAGTTTCTTTTCCTGGGCTTTCTAGCAATCTGAAATGCATGGAGAAGAGCTCTTCTGAGATGTGTAATGGAGGAATACCTGCAGCCAATCAATCCCAGAATGATTTAATAAAAGCTTGCACAGTTTTTAGGAAAGGAGCAACAATAATGGAGGAGGTGAACAATACAAACGATCACCCAACTGGACCTCCTATTGAATTAGTTGCTTGTAATGATACTGCACCTGCAGGAAGTATAGACAATACAATTGAAAATGATTTTCAGGATCATCATTCGGAAAAGTCCACTGGTTTGTCTCGTAGGAGGCCTCGGAAGGTACGCTTGATGTCTGACTTATTAAGTGACAATGGTGACTTGAAGACTGAGCAAAACTTGATAAAAGAATCTGTATCCCTCGGTACTTCCCATGCCTCTGCAGCTTCACAGGCACAATCAATTTTGCTTGGAAAGGTGGATATTCAAGAAGGTTTGACTTTGACAAGCACAGGTCCGAGTAGAAAAAGGAAGTTTCCTCTGGATGAGGTACGGAGACCTACAAGCATGGGTTTTCAGAGGATTGAAAATGAAGTTCAGAACTCACAGGGagttataaaaacaactgctactCTTTTGGATGCTAGATCCAATTTCAAATATGTACCCAAGGGATTAGGTTTACAAGATGTCACAAAGGGCCACTGGAATAAGACTGAAAGTGAAAGAAGCCGTATAATCagcaagaagaaaaacaaaaggattCAAGGTGTAGATAATCGCTTGATTTCTGAGCAACCAGTAGGACAGCACAGAGAAAATGTAGAAACCATGGATACCACCGAAAATGCATACGCATCTAAAACTAATTCTTCTAGATTAGTTCCTCTTGCATTCACAGGCAAAACGACGGATAAGTTTCCTACTCACTCCCTGAGAATAGAAAATGAATTCAATTTGTCCAAAGCAAAGGGGAAAATGCTGCAAACTGACCCGGAGCTGGATTCTTTTTCCTGGCAGAAAAATAACATGCTTGTACAAGATTCCTGTGCATATTCAGGGGAAAAAGTCAGGTCTACTATGCCTTTAACAGTTCCAATTCCTTCTGCCCAAGAGGTGCTAAATAGAAAAGGACTGAAAGAGGGACTTCATCTTTCTCTAAACAATTATTTGGTGGATGCAAATGTTTACAACAAAAAATGTATTCATCAGATTGAAAGTCGTCTACCTTTCTCAATGCCTTTTCAAGATGGAACTTCCAAAGTACCACAGCTTAAGTGGAAAGACAGTGATACTGATGTCTTTGGAGGGCAAAGCATTCCTTCCAAGAACCCGACCAATGCTCTTTCTGGAAAAGCAGTTCATTGCGAA GAAACTAACAGTGCAAGAAGCGCACAAAAAACTATTGAAGCTGTGTACCAACTAGGTTTTATGAAAAGATACAGTGAACAAACCCGGGAGGTGTCTGAGCAGGAAACGCCAGATGGTATACCCATGGATATTGTGGAACTCATGGCGAAGAATCAGTATGAGAGGTGTCTTCCTGATGTAGAAAATAGAAGCTCCATATTAGAAAAACCCTCTCTTGGAAGGAAAGGACAGCTTGCAGGTGGGTCTACTGTACAAAGAAAAGGGGAGATGAGCTTGTTGAAAGAGGGCCAAAAGGAGAAACCTCAGGGAAAACATAAGAAAAACAGCATGATCGCAAGAGGAGAGAATGTGAAGCCTAGCAAAAGAAAGCCTGGTCCTTACTTTACTCCATTTGATGGAAACAATTTGGGAATGAATAATCTCTGCCCACCTCAATCCTCCTTTGGACTTGAAGTTTCCCAGTCCCAAAAGAAGCCATCGGGTGGACTACAGTTTTCAGCTATTGGTTCTACTCAGCTTGGTAGTGCTCAAAATTGCAGGTTGAATGGGAATTTTGAAGAGCGTGGATCCCCTAATGCGACTTTTCAAGCCCCTGGAGGATGTAGCTTACACAATAATATCTTACATCAGGATGATGAAGCTTCTCGCATCTGGGCATCCTTGACTCCAAATCATGTTTCCCCAGGATATGATTTACCCAAAAGGGTTGTTTCTTCTCAGCATCCTAGTTGTAACATGAACTTAACTTCTCTCCAATCTGGTGCATTTCATAAGCAAAACACGAAGAGGGATACTGATCTTAACTACATGAATCTGAATGCTGCTGGACTAGAAAAGCTTAGTAGGAATATAGGTTCTGAAACCTTCAGCAGGATGAATGGAGAATATCCATTTCCTTGCAAACATAGTGGAATGGAGCCTCATCAAAATTTGAGGGGATCTCTTGATTTGTATTCTAATGATACAATACCAGCCATGCATTTACTCAGCCTTATGGATGCTGGCATGCAGTCCCATACAGCCTTTGATGTTGGTGTCAGTACTCAAATGCTTAAAAGGCCCTCTTATCCTGGCGACTGCAATACTAAGTTGGAGATTGGTACATCTAAGCCCCCTGGTACCATGAAAAGGTCATCTTCTGATTATTGCAGCAGAAGTTTCTTATCAGATAAGCACGGTTGTTTTGTTGGCCCTCCAACCTTTGGTGCATCTTCATCGACCCCGCATGAGAAGAAATTAGTAAGAGCTACTGGTTTCAATGGTCAAAATCCAACTAAGTctggaaagaaagaaaagatgaagaactcCATGTCTACCCTGCAGAATAAAATTGGCAAGCAAATTAGCTGGCCTCATAATGAAACAGAAACATCACTGCAGCGCAAACCGGAAGTTAATGGTAATCATGAAACCCCAGTGCCATGTAAAATCATCCCTGGAAACACATGCATGGTCAACAGGAATCCAGCTGATCTAACTATACCAGAAACAGGGAATATCTATATGATCAGAGGAGAAGATCTGAAATTTGAAAAGAGTATTCCCAGAAACAGGCTTCGCTTTCCCATTCCATATGGATACAAGCAGCAGAAGAATTTGAAGGGAACTAAAATGAAAGAACATTCAAAACATTGA
- the LOC137820638 gene encoding protein EMBRYONIC FLOWER 1 isoform X2: MLDAVERREIDLNTALNCINDYLPNSNEKGKKAGVVPSRIIDLDSGLEDNLNHQVTSVPSPKKYPDLTPPEVHTTKKACEGNEVSFPGLSSNLKCMEKSSSEMCNGGIPAANQSQNDLIKACTVFRKGATIMEEVNNTNDHPTGPPIELVACNDTAPAGSIDNTIENDFQDHHSEKSTGLSRRRPRKVRLMSDLLSDNGDLKTEQNLIKESVSLGTSHASAASQAQSILLGKVDIQEGLTLTSTGPSRKRKFPLDEVRRPTSMGFQRIENEVQNSQGVIKTTATLLDARSNFKYVPKGLGLQDVTKGHWNKTESERSRIISKKKNKRIQGVDNRLISEQPVGQHRENVETMDTTENAYASKTNSSRLVPLAFTGKTTDKFPTHSLRIENEFNLSKAKGKMLQTDPELDSFSWQKNNMLVQDSCAYSGEKVRSTMPLTVPIPSAQEVLNRKGLKEGLHLSLNNYLVDANVYNKKCIHQIESRLPFSMPFQDGTSKVPQLKWKDSDTDVFGGQSIPSKNPTNALSGKAVHCEETNSARSAQKTIEAVYQLGFMKRYSEQTREVSEQETPDGIPMDIVELMAKNQYERCLPDVENRSSILEKPSLGRKGQLAGGSTVQRKGEMSLLKEGQKEKPQGKHKKNSMIARGENVKPSKRKPGPYFTPFDGNNLGMNNLCPPQSSFGLEVSQSQKKPSGGLQFSAIGSTQLGSAQNCRLNGNFEERGSPNATFQAPGGCSLHNNILHQDDEASRIWASLTPNHVSPGYDLPKRVVSSQHPSCNMNLTSLQSGAFHKQNTKRDTDLNYMNLNAAGLEKLSRNIGSETFSRMNGEYPFPCKHSGMEPHQNLRGSLDLYSNDTIPAMHLLSLMDAGMQSHTAFDVGVSTQMLKRPSYPGDCNTKLEIGTSKPPGTMKRSSSDYCSRSFLSDKHGCFVGPPTFGASSSTPHEKKLVRATGFNGQNPTKSGKKEKMKNSMSTLQNKIGKQISWPHNETETSLQRKPEVNGNHETPVPCKIIPGNTCMVNRNPADLTIPETGNIYMIRGEDLKFEKSIPRNRLRFPIPYGYKQQKNLKGTKMKEHSKH, encoded by the exons ATGCTTGATGCTGTTGAGAGAAGAGAAATTGATCTTAATACTGCCCTGAACTGCATCAATGATTACTTGCCAAATAGTAATGAGAAAGGCAAGAAAGCTGGAGTTGTACCTAGCAGAATAATTG ACCTTGACAGTGGCTTGGAGGATAATCTCAACCACCAAGTGACAAGTGTTCCATCACCAAAAAAATATCCAGACCTCACACCACCAGAAGTGCACACTACTAAGAAAG CCTGTGAAGGTAATGAAGTTTCTTTTCCTGGGCTTTCTAGCAATCTGAAATGCATGGAGAAGAGCTCTTCTGAGATGTGTAATGGAGGAATACCTGCAGCCAATCAATCCCAGAATGATTTAATAAAAGCTTGCACAGTTTTTAGGAAAGGAGCAACAATAATGGAGGAGGTGAACAATACAAACGATCACCCAACTGGACCTCCTATTGAATTAGTTGCTTGTAATGATACTGCACCTGCAGGAAGTATAGACAATACAATTGAAAATGATTTTCAGGATCATCATTCGGAAAAGTCCACTGGTTTGTCTCGTAGGAGGCCTCGGAAGGTACGCTTGATGTCTGACTTATTAAGTGACAATGGTGACTTGAAGACTGAGCAAAACTTGATAAAAGAATCTGTATCCCTCGGTACTTCCCATGCCTCTGCAGCTTCACAGGCACAATCAATTTTGCTTGGAAAGGTGGATATTCAAGAAGGTTTGACTTTGACAAGCACAGGTCCGAGTAGAAAAAGGAAGTTTCCTCTGGATGAGGTACGGAGACCTACAAGCATGGGTTTTCAGAGGATTGAAAATGAAGTTCAGAACTCACAGGGagttataaaaacaactgctactCTTTTGGATGCTAGATCCAATTTCAAATATGTACCCAAGGGATTAGGTTTACAAGATGTCACAAAGGGCCACTGGAATAAGACTGAAAGTGAAAGAAGCCGTATAATCagcaagaagaaaaacaaaaggattCAAGGTGTAGATAATCGCTTGATTTCTGAGCAACCAGTAGGACAGCACAGAGAAAATGTAGAAACCATGGATACCACCGAAAATGCATACGCATCTAAAACTAATTCTTCTAGATTAGTTCCTCTTGCATTCACAGGCAAAACGACGGATAAGTTTCCTACTCACTCCCTGAGAATAGAAAATGAATTCAATTTGTCCAAAGCAAAGGGGAAAATGCTGCAAACTGACCCGGAGCTGGATTCTTTTTCCTGGCAGAAAAATAACATGCTTGTACAAGATTCCTGTGCATATTCAGGGGAAAAAGTCAGGTCTACTATGCCTTTAACAGTTCCAATTCCTTCTGCCCAAGAGGTGCTAAATAGAAAAGGACTGAAAGAGGGACTTCATCTTTCTCTAAACAATTATTTGGTGGATGCAAATGTTTACAACAAAAAATGTATTCATCAGATTGAAAGTCGTCTACCTTTCTCAATGCCTTTTCAAGATGGAACTTCCAAAGTACCACAGCTTAAGTGGAAAGACAGTGATACTGATGTCTTTGGAGGGCAAAGCATTCCTTCCAAGAACCCGACCAATGCTCTTTCTGGAAAAGCAGTTCATTGCGAA GAAACTAACAGTGCAAGAAGCGCACAAAAAACTATTGAAGCTGTGTACCAACTAGGTTTTATGAAAAGATACAGTGAACAAACCCGGGAGGTGTCTGAGCAGGAAACGCCAGATGGTATACCCATGGATATTGTGGAACTCATGGCGAAGAATCAGTATGAGAGGTGTCTTCCTGATGTAGAAAATAGAAGCTCCATATTAGAAAAACCCTCTCTTGGAAGGAAAGGACAGCTTGCAGGTGGGTCTACTGTACAAAGAAAAGGGGAGATGAGCTTGTTGAAAGAGGGCCAAAAGGAGAAACCTCAGGGAAAACATAAGAAAAACAGCATGATCGCAAGAGGAGAGAATGTGAAGCCTAGCAAAAGAAAGCCTGGTCCTTACTTTACTCCATTTGATGGAAACAATTTGGGAATGAATAATCTCTGCCCACCTCAATCCTCCTTTGGACTTGAAGTTTCCCAGTCCCAAAAGAAGCCATCGGGTGGACTACAGTTTTCAGCTATTGGTTCTACTCAGCTTGGTAGTGCTCAAAATTGCAGGTTGAATGGGAATTTTGAAGAGCGTGGATCCCCTAATGCGACTTTTCAAGCCCCTGGAGGATGTAGCTTACACAATAATATCTTACATCAGGATGATGAAGCTTCTCGCATCTGGGCATCCTTGACTCCAAATCATGTTTCCCCAGGATATGATTTACCCAAAAGGGTTGTTTCTTCTCAGCATCCTAGTTGTAACATGAACTTAACTTCTCTCCAATCTGGTGCATTTCATAAGCAAAACACGAAGAGGGATACTGATCTTAACTACATGAATCTGAATGCTGCTGGACTAGAAAAGCTTAGTAGGAATATAGGTTCTGAAACCTTCAGCAGGATGAATGGAGAATATCCATTTCCTTGCAAACATAGTGGAATGGAGCCTCATCAAAATTTGAGGGGATCTCTTGATTTGTATTCTAATGATACAATACCAGCCATGCATTTACTCAGCCTTATGGATGCTGGCATGCAGTCCCATACAGCCTTTGATGTTGGTGTCAGTACTCAAATGCTTAAAAGGCCCTCTTATCCTGGCGACTGCAATACTAAGTTGGAGATTGGTACATCTAAGCCCCCTGGTACCATGAAAAGGTCATCTTCTGATTATTGCAGCAGAAGTTTCTTATCAGATAAGCACGGTTGTTTTGTTGGCCCTCCAACCTTTGGTGCATCTTCATCGACCCCGCATGAGAAGAAATTAGTAAGAGCTACTGGTTTCAATGGTCAAAATCCAACTAAGTctggaaagaaagaaaagatgaagaactcCATGTCTACCCTGCAGAATAAAATTGGCAAGCAAATTAGCTGGCCTCATAATGAAACAGAAACATCACTGCAGCGCAAACCGGAAGTTAATGGTAATCATGAAACCCCAGTGCCATGTAAAATCATCCCTGGAAACACATGCATGGTCAACAGGAATCCAGCTGATCTAACTATACCAGAAACAGGGAATATCTATATGATCAGAGGAGAAGATCTGAAATTTGAAAAGAGTATTCCCAGAAACAGGCTTCGCTTTCCCATTCCATATGGATACAAGCAGCAGAAGAATTTGAAGGGAACTAAAATGAAAGAACATTCAAAACATTGA